The nucleotide sequence ttttatcctctgcgtcgcctcaccacgtggagcatcctgactggacttgccacgtcgcaccagggcgcccggaagggatctaggcgcccggagcagcatataaaagaagccccaggggtggagcttcaatatcatctcagaattcccagattgctttgctgctctgtgctccagcgacgctaacaaagctccgacaacgcgcccttgctctttaagctttcttttctgtcggtatagctttgtgttttgtttcattagcatttcttacactttttttgtaatcacattcgaattgctagtgattgtccaacgaaagtggttaaggaccatgggccttcgagtatgagtcgtcacaggctccgaacgaagtaaaatcaattgtgttcatttacttttccgctgcgtacttttacactcgagttttcgaatcgatattcaccccctccccccctctatcgaacgatcacggtcctacactaACCACTGCCTTAGGAAATCGGGAACACTATGGACGAGTCAGAGGTGTGGGAGGATGTGTAAAACCCCAACTCTACTTTAAAACTGCAAGAAAGAATAGGGAATCAGTCCCAAAGGATTCAATCGATGACTTCAAAGAACAATTGGAAGAGAATAAGAGCTTGAAGGCTGAAGTAGAGAAATTGAAGGCTCAACTTGCTTAGGTCACTAATAATCAAACTTGTGAGGTTGTGATATCGAATAAGTCCTCAAACATTAATGACCCAAAATGGAGAGATGATGTGGAGGTTTATGAATGTGACACTTCAAACTTGGAGGTTctatatttctaaattttatgtcaaattaatttttgttttcaaattcACATATTTATATACAATTTCTTATTGTTCTTACAGGGAAAGAAATATAACTTGGCTGTGAAACAACGTGAAAATGTGGTGACGTATGACACAATACTATCAGAAGGAGGTCCAAATATATTGATTCATCATGTTCCACTTGGAGAAGGGAATTTCAAGGTATCTATTGATGTTGTCTTAGATGAAGAAGCAAAGCTTCCAATCCCAATTCGGTCTGGACCAACAATCGTCAATGATGCTGTTGGAACAATTGTTGCTTGGCCTAAAGAGTTGGTAATTTTACCAACGAAGAAGGTACTTTCAATTTTTTGGAAAAGTTGGTATTTGAAAAAACCTTAATCATTTGTATACTCATATGAATATTTTAACATATTGTAGAAGAATGTGCAACATCAATCATTTGCTCCTTCGGATGTTCGTGGTGATCAGGACAAGTACAAGGAAATTGAAAAAACTTTGCCGATGGCATGCAAGTATATCTACTCGTATGTTATAAGATTGATGCCTAAAGATGAGAGCATACACATAGAATTTGATGAAGCTATGTTTGGACGTCCCAAAAGTATATGGTTGCTAAAAGAAGATATCTTACGCTTTATGGAGATGAAAGAGATAGGTGTCAGACACATTTTGGTTTACATGGGATATGTTATGTGTTAAATACAATATTTGTTCACATGCTTTGCTTTGTTCACAATATTTgttcacatgcttttgctttggtttacatggggtatatttatatttttcattacttttTCATTACCTTGAAATTATTACCTTGCAGTTACCTTTACAAATAcatgaagaaagaaaatagagctgAGTATGTGTCATTTGTGGATCCCGATCACATACCTACATGCGGTGTGGGtgaagaaggtagtaaattatcacaacatattgttaggaccgaaaagtagcttgagggggggtgaatagcttcgcgtgtgctcgtcgtgcttcgttgcttgtttcttcaaagtgatgcgcagcggaatacaaagaaacaaactacaacaatgctaacaataggattttacttggtatccacctcataagaggtgactagtccaaggatccacgcacacacacacacacctccactaataaacactccttttcggtaactaccgaaggcggagaagccctacaagactctcaatacaagtagaagaaagggtagtaaagaataagcaaaagcttacaagagatgcagtaaaatccctagcttcttcttcttctcgttgcaactcgcctcttgacttggatgaacctccaagaaccttcaagaactggcggtgaggagcttagagagtgctggggaggagctgtgatgaatctggaatgaatcgctgaagttctgccgaaggaaatgaacgcctgcggcttaaattgacgctaacggtcgaatcccgatcgattggaatgctcccaatcgatcggggaggctttggatcgatccacggatcgatccagagcgcctctgtgctctggaaaaacttctggatcgatccacggatcgatccagcgcttatcgcgcgaagcagcagcgtcccaatcgatccactgatcgattgggacctctggattgatccaccgatcgatccagaggggttctgttcgcggggactcaccggatcgatcggtggatcgatccagatcttctggatcgatccactgatcgatccacggatcaatccaaacctgctggatcaatccacggatcaatccaaacctgctggatcaatcggctgatcaatccagatcttggtttttgcccaaaaccaagcccaaagccccctaaaccaacatctagtcaaccatgacttgttggtacataagacctagcatccggtcacccttgaccagctaggactctctcaccaagtgtctggtcaatccctttgacccacttggacttttctcttcttgccaagtatccggtcactccctaagacctacttggacttttcttcctcgtgtcaagtatccggtcaatccgtttgacctacttggactctcaccagatgtctggtcaaccttgacccatctggatttctcttgcctggcttcactcaccaggactttcccaattgcctagcttcactcactaggtctttcacctggcttcactcaccaggatttttctcctgcctaatatcccagttaggacttcccagtcaagtatccggtcatccttgacctacttgactcttcttcaatcaaccttgcattgtcaaacatcgaaatccaaaccaagactcaagcttggtcaaccaggtcaaccttgacctgaggaatgttgcaccaacacatattGCTGCTCAGTTGGGAGCATCGAACAGAGATAACATATGCTTCATCCCATATAACACtgggtaaaattttaattatgtattATTTCCTACTACATGctagtcaatgttatatttttttgtgcaggtaccattggatcttgactataattaatgaagataagaatatgatatatttattggactctttgagtaaCAGAAATCGAGATCATGCTTGGCAAACTATTGTAACCAAGTAAGTAGTAACTTATGCTGATTTTGAATGCATCAATTCATTATAggttgaaaaactaattttctatttttataatgtagtggggtcaagatatacaatgcatcaaggggtatttcaaaaggaccaggttttaaacaattgatagtatgtattgtgactatgtatttagacatcaattaataattcttattatttggattgtaacttcttgcatgacattttcaatttcattagggtaatcttaaacaaaatgATGGTGTTGAATGCGGATATTGTGTGATGCGGTATATGAAAGAGATAATCTTAGATGAATATCCACAATTGGAGAgaaaggtgaatttcttcttaatgaaatattttctttataaaatattaagttatttttcattgatcctcaaatttttgttaatgattcagtttgcagcatcaaaaaacaaacagtattacaatcaatctcagtatgatgaagtcagaagtgaatggagcgaattcgtctatttctatgtgggtgcctaagtgtaggctatgatataaattttagattgtatttagagatttatggatacaaaagtttGTGTGTTATGCTTAAACatttcttttatgaatacacttttgaattgtatttgatagatatttgtgatatatttattcaattttggtGATGAAAATTATTGTGTTATAGCAAAATATTATTATATACACTTTTGTCAATTAAAtttgtattgtagtaaaatatagtCAACTACTTCGGtactataaataaaatttatgaagTAATACAATACCTAAGACTTCGGTATATTTAAATATTGtcgtagttaaagaaactatttactttgTCACTGATTAAAATTGTTGAAGTCGTTCGTATGTATTACTGCGTTAACGTAAATTGTTGAAGTGTAGTAAAATATGCTTTCCTACTTCGATACTACGATGAAGTATTACAATAACAATTACTTCGATCAAGCTAAAATATGCAGCAGTAATATTAACTATTTACTACACCATAATATAAACAATTGTGAAGTCGTAACTTCTTTGCACTTCGTCAGACAATGTTACCTCTGcagtaatatatcatcaactaTTTCGGTATTTTTACTAGTCTTATGAAGTAATAGAGGTTTTTTACTTCGAAACCGGTACGATTTTGAACCGGTTTTGGACCGATGATAGACTTCGGTAATCGTGTGCCGAAGTAAAAAAATAACCCTTTTACTTCATGTGCGTCTACTTCGATaaatatctacctattacttcggataatatctgAAGTCTATTATCGATTTTCACATAGGGTATAGAAGTGTGTTTTAGATCCTCTCATCCTTTTCACCGATGATTTCCTAAAAGCGTATACGTCAATCCGTTTGTTGATTGATAGTTTAACTTCCGGAATAAAAACATTAATACTTTTGTTCTGATGGTAATTAAGTTCTTGTATGTGAATCTTTTGGCTAAGGTCACGAATTGTTGACTAAGCTTGTGTGCTGATATACAGACTCTCATACATTAACTGTGATCATTATATTTAAAAGCAACCCTTGAATAAAATCCATTCTCGTGATATTATTATTGTTacacatatatttaatagaaAAAAACCTCTAAATCTAATTCATTTGTTATAAACTCAGCAATAATTTGGATAGCATCCACTTGTTAGATTCTCATGCAATCAAATGCAATTATCAGGAATCAACTGTTGCTAAGGACCGTCTGATTAATCTTCCAAAGTTGGGGCTTTGGAGTAGAACGTAAGACGGTGTCAATTTTGACTTATTAAgctatcgaaattaaattcatcTCATAATTTGACGACCACATAAAAAGCCCATTAGAAAAGCttctattcaaaaaaaaaaaaatatcttgacTTTGAGCAAATCCCCTAATTGACCCTCAAGTATGAAGTTTTTAAGAACTTGCACTAGCATTTCCTTGCAAGTATCAGTCAAGTGATGTGATTAATCTGATCTTCTTTTTTTCCACCCTacaaatattttttgtttttacATTACAAAGAACAGTCGACGTACTTGCAGTGTCGGCCTCGTTTTATTCTCTAGGAAGTTCCAGCTTTCACACTATAATtgataatttcaaataaaatatttttcttttttattaaaaaacaaaataacGTCGACTAGCGGTTGACCTGAAGGATCTTTAATACAGTTTGACAACTCGAtgggtaaaattttaaattaagaaaATCCATGGCCATACCGAAAATTTTCACGTGTTGAATTTATTTACAATTATCTCCTAAATTTTGCTTTATTATTCCACCGCCGCGGTCGCTGCCGCCGCTCTCCGAATGAGAACAGAGCCGGGAGGAACGACCGTGGGTTCCACGCGCAGTCACGCTGACAATTCTCAGAGCTTCAACTTTTACTCCTTCTCTTTTTAATAGACTGCGTTTGCCACGGTACAAGCATTGTTCTGAACGCGGATCCAGCTGTTAGAAGCCGTGCCACGGTGCCAGTCATCGAGTCTTCCTCCATCCATCTCCGCGTATATATGTATGTGTTTGTGTTTGATCGACGTTAAGCGCCCGAATTGGTCGAGAAATTGCTTGCTCTGTTTTAGTTTTGTTGGTGGCGGATTGATTCTTGATTGATTTGGTCTATGGGGAACTACGTGTCCTGCGCGCTCGCCGGCGGTCCCGGCGGCGGCTCGCGGTCGGCGAAGGTGATCCTTCCCGGCGGCGCGGTGCAGCGGGTGGAGGGGCCGGCGACGGCGGCGGAGATGATGCTCAACGCGCCGGGGCACTTCGTCGTCGACTCGCAGTCGATGCACGCGGGGCGGCGGTTCGCGCCGCTGGCGGCGGACGAGGAGCTGGAGATGGGCCACGTGTACGCGATGTTCCCCATGAAGCGGGCGGGCGCGGTAGTCACGGCGGCGGACATGGCGGCGTTGCTGCTGGCCGCGCAGAGGGAGGTGCGGAGGGAAGCGGGAGGCGCGCGGGTGCTGCCGGACCGGCCGATGATAGTTGGCCCGGAGACGGAAAACACGGCGGCGGCGGAGTTGGGGAAGGGGATGGAGGGGGCGGCGGCGGCTGAGATCGGAGAGTTCAAGTACAGGCCAAGCATGTGCCGATCGAGGAGGCCGAACCTGGAGACCATCCACGAGGAAGGAATTTGTTTTTCAAGATGAATTCATCGTCATCATCTTCTCCTTCTGAATTAGGATTATACATGTATAAAATTGTGAGCAATCATTGTAAAAGATAACActaattatatataaaaagtATGATTTGTAGCTTTAATTCGAGAGGGATCATTGCATGCACTGGCTTATACTTCCAGACAAAACTGATAAAATCAACTTGAATGGGATCATTGCAATCAATAGAAATGATAAAATTATTGATCTTCCCATCCTTTTCAGAACAATTGCAGAGAAAATCCAATCAAATGAGAAGATACTATAATGTAGAAAAGCTTTAGCACATCCAATTAACAGAGTTTTGAAGAATAGGCAATCTGCTATAAGCTCTAATGCTCTAGACTCATTCAACTCATTTGCCCATTCAATTTGCAAACAAAACAGAAGATTTCAATCGGGGTCTGAAGATCGCTCTCCATATTTTCATTAGATCTTATCGTTAACAAGATTAATACAGCTTTAATGAAAAGAAATATACAATCTTCCATGAGATTTGCCTAACAATTTGATAAAGCAATGTATAATCTAACTAGCGGCCTATTAATTTGACCATCCATGCGCCGCCAAAGTAAAGACCCAGCAGAGGCCCTGCCAATAGCATCTGCGTGAGGGGATCGGTCGAGGGTGTCAGAACCGCCGCTACAATGACAGCGCCGACCACGACGTACCTCCAGATCGATAACATCTGGTCCCCAGATACCAGTCCAACCTGCCCCAACAGTAGTTGAATGACTGGAACCTGCACAAGAATAGAAGTTGTGAGAAACATTTTTGAAGCCATTGTTTAGGAACTATGATGAATATATGGACTTCCAGCATCACCTGAAAAGACAAT is from Zingiber officinale cultivar Zhangliang chromosome 7B, Zo_v1.1, whole genome shotgun sequence and encodes:
- the LOC122004580 gene encoding uncharacterized protein LOC122004580; protein product: MGNYVSCALAGGPGGGSRSAKVILPGGAVQRVEGPATAAEMMLNAPGHFVVDSQSMHAGRRFAPLAADEELEMGHVYAMFPMKRAGAVVTAADMAALLLAAQREVRREAGGARVLPDRPMIVGPETENTAAAELGKGMEGAAAAEIGEFKYRPSMCRSRRPNLETIHEEGICFSR